The DNA segment TCTAACCACCCCGCCGGAAGGGCGCAATTCTGCCGCCCCTACCCCCCTCACGACAACAAAAGTCACCATGCCCGCCCTGGCCGAAATGAAACGCCAGAGCAAGCCGATCACTGCCCTCACAGCGTATGACTATGCAACCTCGCGCCTGGTAGATGAAGCGGGTATCGACCTGATTCTGGTAGGCGATTCTCTGGCTATGGTTGTTCTCGGCCACGACAACACGCTCGCCGTGACCGTAGACGAGATGCTGCATCACACCCGCGCAGTACGCCGCGCGGTACGCCGCGCGCTGGTCGTAGCAGACATGCCCTTTGGCAGCTACCACGGCAGCATAGAAGACGCCGTAGCCAATGCCGTCCGCTTCGTGAAGGAAGCAGGCGCCGAGGCCGTCAAGATCGAGGGCGCACGAGTAGAACTGGTGCGCGCACTGACAGATGCCGAGATTCCAGTAGTTGGCCATCTCGGCCTGACGCCGCAATCCGTCCACCGCATGGGTGGCTATCGAGTGCAGGCCAAAACCGCAGAAACAGTCATCCAGCTCAGGGCAGATGCTGCGGCTCTGGCCGAGGCAGGAGCAGGAGCGATCGTACTCGAAGGCGTTCCGCGCGAAGTAGCTGCTGCGATCACGGCAGAGCTGTCTATCCCGATCATCGGAATCGGCGCCGGTCCGGAATGCGATGGCCAGATCCTTGTCTTCCACGACATTTTGAATATGACCTTTGCGCCGCACGCCAAGTTTGTACGGCAGTATGCGGATGTCGCAACGGTGATTCGCGAAGCAGTGGAGCATTATCGCGAAGACGTAGAGCGAAAAGTCTTCCCGTCGGACGAAGAGAGCTATCACCTGCCCGAGGCCGTGCGCGAAGCTGCGCTGTTGCCCGCCATTTCTCGCGACTGATATGAAAATCATTGAGACTGTTGCAGAACTGCGAGCATGGTCGCGCGAAGCCCGCCGATCCGAGAAGGCTACCGGGAAGATTGTCGGACTGGTTCCAACAATGGGAGCATTGCACGAAGGGCATCTCTCACTGGTGCGAGCGGCAAAGACAGACTGCCAGGCCGTAGTCGTCAGCATCTTCGTAAACCCAACACAGTTCGGGCCAAATGAAGACTT comes from the Acidicapsa ligni genome and includes:
- the panB gene encoding 3-methyl-2-oxobutanoate hydroxymethyltransferase, producing MSLTTPPEGRNSAAPTPLTTTKVTMPALAEMKRQSKPITALTAYDYATSRLVDEAGIDLILVGDSLAMVVLGHDNTLAVTVDEMLHHTRAVRRAVRRALVVADMPFGSYHGSIEDAVANAVRFVKEAGAEAVKIEGARVELVRALTDAEIPVVGHLGLTPQSVHRMGGYRVQAKTAETVIQLRADAAALAEAGAGAIVLEGVPREVAAAITAELSIPIIGIGAGPECDGQILVFHDILNMTFAPHAKFVRQYADVATVIREAVEHYREDVERKVFPSDEESYHLPEAVREAALLPAISRD